One Novipirellula galeiformis genomic window, ATCAAATAAGCGCCAACGAAGGTTGCCCCGTATTGCGGTTTATTGAACGGGGGGGATGGACGATAGGGCGAATCTTTCATTGCTGCGGTGACCCCATCGTGATCGCCACCAAGGTATCGCAAATAGCCGCATGCTTTGGCATATTCAAATTCGGCAGTCATCCCTGCTGAGATGTAGGCGGCGACGTCGCCACCAAATTGCTCATCGAGTCGATTCAGCGGCCGACGTCGCAACGCGTGATGTCGCTGGATTGCTTGATGAGCCGCGAACAAATCCTCGACGTCCCGAATCCGAGGATGCTGTGTCGACAAATAGCTTGATGGGATAGGAAACGCTCCAAGCGTGTTCTGGTTACCGGTGTTAATCTCGCTGTCATCATCAAACCGCGTACAGAACTCCGTAAAACTTTCTTGCAAACTCCAACTGCCATTTTGATCGGCATACACCACCGCGGAAACGGCGCCCGTCGCCTCAGCGCGATTGATGAAGACCACGATCAAACTTTTGACGTTCGCGACCGCTTGCGGCAGAAAGAACGTCCCCTCGTTGCTAAATCCCAAACGAGTCAGTGATTCATGGACTTCGAAAAAACGCTGGCGGACCACCTCCGGTAGCGGCTCGTCCGGTGGGACCGGCTCAATGGTTGGGAACGCTTCGGCGCGAAACGTCGCGAGGATCAGAAGCGGAGTTCCAAACAAATAGAGCAGAGGAAGCCCTAATAAGATCAACGTTCCCGTGGTAGGAAACGAATCGAAGATATCCATGCGCAGGACCGATTTGATAGAGAGTCAATTCGTGCCACCCACCAAGCATCCGCCCTCGATCAGTCGCAGTAATGAGTGGTGATGCGTGCAGATGAGTAGTCTTGGGTTTGAACCACTAATCGACACTAATTTACGCTAATCGGAGGTAGACAAGTTGAGCAGTTGATCCACGATGTTCCTTACTATACTTCACTCGCCTAAAACTGGACGACTTCATTGCCTTGGTAAGTGAAGAGGGCTTTCAGGGTTTCAGGCACGATGTCTGTCGTAACAAACCGAACCACTCCATCGGCCATCAACACGTGAAAGCCACCTGGATGCGTATTGCCTAACTGGGGCAGCGGATTGTTGATATCGATCTCGATATCGGCTGGCTTGGTCCATGGAACGGCCAGGGAGCGATTGGTTTCCACGGCCATGATCGTGTTAGACAAGCCATCGAGCACGTCTCGAAACTTGCGTTCGCCTTGCTCGGGAAAAAGAGTCTCCGCGCCGACGGGCAATTGGAACACGGTGTACCCCGGTTCGGCAGGAACACTTGGGTCGACATAGTTTTGCGGCATCAGCGGAAGCAGTTTCAAGTTGTGCTCACTGTCCCAAGGTTCGTCCAAGTGGAACTGACTGTACAAACCTTGCTCGTCGATAAACGGCAGGAGTTTCACTCGCCAACTCAACAACGGTTTCCCATCGGCGTCGCGAATCGCGCGGTCCGGAAGTGAACCGAAGGCGGCGTGATGGTTGTGCATCGCCAAAGCGATTTGCTTCATGCCGTTGCTGGCCGACATTCGGCGTGCCGCTTCGCGAGCCGCTTGGACTGCGGGCAGCAACAATCCCACCAAGACTCCCGTGGTCGCAAAGTTGCTTTCAAGTTGAACGCTGACGCGATGACCGGATTTCTGAGGCCGCAGTGATTCGGTGACCTTGGCCGCAATCCGGGCGGCATACTTGGCCGTGGCTTTGTCCACTTCCGTGCCTCCCGAACTTTGCGCACTCACGAGATTCATCACGGTATCGCGTCCATAGTCGATCGCGTCGTTCAAGATGCGATCGAGTTCGGTGGCCGCGGCATCGTCACGAGCCATCGCAGCGAGACTCACCTTGCCGCCGCCGAGTTGATAGTCCACGTTCAGAATCAAAGCGTCGGTTAATTCAGCGACCTCGGTTAGCTCGCGAATTTCTTGGGGCATTTGGTCTGCATTTTGACGGAGGATCCCGCTGACCATCGGACGAATGCTCTGCAACACCGCGACGGCGGTCACTCCTTTTTGTGGTTGGAGGCTAGAAACCAGCTTGGGCAATGGCCCCGCTTCGCCGTTGGCGTCCACCACCTGCTTTAGATAACCGCCCATTGCCACGATCCACGTTCTCGCGTCCTTGCGATAAAGCACGGTTCCCGGAGGACCATCGAACGGAAACACCGAGAGCCCCTCGATCTCTTGCGGTTCGGTTGAACGAAGTAATTTTTCGTTCAAGTCGCCAATGTCATAGTCCTGGGACAACTCGATCACCGCGCCAAATTGCGGTCCGGCGGGTCCAGGGAAACCTACGACGAGCTTCACCTTCGAAATGTGCAGCGGGTCGATGCCCACGTTCTCTTTCAGTTGTGCCTGAACAATCTCGATGGGAAACATTTCCATACCGGGATCGCTAAGGATCGATTCCACAGGAACAAAGACGGCGGCAATCGCATCGTCCGGGAGATATTGGCTCGAAAATCCCGCCCCGTCCTCCGCACGCCCGATGTTGGCAACAACACCACTCATCAGCATGACGAGCAGGGGTAAATAGAGCTGATTGCGAAACATGATTCACTCCGAACGTTAGGACAAAGCTGGGCGATATACTACGACTTCGGTACACGGTGATCATTATGCCAGATCCCCCCGTGGGTTTGTTGCAATCGATTGCAGAATCTAGCGAAACCGAAGGAGTTTCCACGCATTAAGATACAGGGCAGACCAATTTGTGGCCCGACGAACCTCAGGACCTGAACGATGGCTGATTTAAAAAACCCGAAAGTGATCTGGGCGAAGGGGATTTTGTTCCTGCTAGTCGGGGTGCTCGCGTCGGCCATGTTGATCGCCCAGGCGGCAAGTTTACAAGTCGCCGTTTTGCTGGGGATTTCGATTTGGGCGTTTTGTCGATTCTACTATTTCGCCTTTTATGTAATCGAGCATTATGTGGACGCCGAGTACAAGTTCGCGGGTCTGATTGCGTTTGCGCGTTATACGCTACAATCGAAACGCCGTTAAGCGACCGACGCATGACGCGCATTGGGCCGCAGCCTCATCGAGCGGCCGCAACGAACTCTCCCCCCACCCTCTCTCTTTCATCATGCTCTCCCTGCTTGCACGATCCATCGGCACCCTGCTGTTGAGTTTCATTGCCACCAACGTCGCGGTCGGCGCGACGTCGCCGGCCCCGTTGCCCGACCAGCTCAATGACGGCGAAATCACGTTAAACCTAGGCGGCGTCGGGGGGGTTTACTTGTTGGCGGAACCGGGCGAGTTGATCATCGACGTACAGAAACAAGATTTGAATCGCTCGACCCGCGAGACCTCGTTACGCGCGATTTTGGTTGCGCCCGATCGCAGCATCGTCGCGGAGCAAATCATTCCCGATGATCATTTGGCGCGCGGCGTGAAGGGACCGACTCAGCGGATTCGATTCTCGACAAAGGTCCTACACAAGGGGATCTATGCGCTCAACATTACCGTCTCGAATGATCGCTATGGCACCGCGATGCGTTGGGGTTTCCGAACCAATTGCGCACAACACGTCATCGAAACCTCGCGTGGCCATCGTGACTCGGCGCATGAAGAACCGATCGTGGTTGACTCGCCCGAGCATGCCGGCGATCTCTGTTTTCTTCCTCGCCCCAGCGCGTTTGGTGTCGAGCTAACCGACCTCCCCGCCTCCCTTCGCCAGGTTTCGGTGTTTGATGCCGACGACGCCTTGGTGGAAACAATCCCAGTGGATTCCCAACGCCAAGCGGTTGGCAAATTTCCCGCGGACTCCTCTCGCGGTGATCGACCGTGGCGTCTTCATCTCGATGCCTACCAAGCGACGGTTCATATCGATGGGGTTACCCGTTGGGACCGCGGAGATGAATATCGGAACCAGGGCTATTGGACTCCAAGACGCGACGCATGGTTTCCGCTTGCCCCATTTCGTTGGCTCGTGACTCCGTATCAGCAAACCGTTTATCACAACGCGGAGCAGCACGGTAAACAAACGTTTCGAATTCACAACAATTCACCTGAACCGCAAACGATCTTACTCGAACTGCTGTTCCCCGAACGACCGTGGTCGGCGACGGTGTCGCATGACCACGTCCGATTAAAGCCAAAGGCATCGGCCGAGGTGACCGTCTCTTTTCCATCACCAAGCGAGGACGCTGCTCAGCGGGTTTATCTTCGTGCGACACCGGCAAACGCCCCTGAGTTCTCAACCTATGCCTCGTTGACCGTCCGACCGGGTCCTTCGCCGGCGTCTTCTGCATTGCAGATGCCGATCACGCTCAAGCCGTACCAGCACGAGAACCAACAGTTTGGCTATAGCGCCGATTACCCGACCGACAACCAAGTTTACTTTGATCCACAGAATCGGCCCTACGTGCTAGCCGGTCGGCGGCTGTGGCGCCGAGAACGGGGGCGTTGGATTTCCAGCGATCTGAGCAAGGCGGGGCGCGTATCCGCCGTTGGCGATGGCCCGATTGCCGTCTCGAGTACCAAGGTTGCGTTTGATCAAGACGACGATCTCTACATCTTGGGCATGCGTGGCTCGACGGCGGTGCTACTCCACTCGGCGGATCATGGCAGT contains:
- a CDS encoding BNR-4 repeat-containing protein, which codes for MLSLLARSIGTLLLSFIATNVAVGATSPAPLPDQLNDGEITLNLGGVGGVYLLAEPGELIIDVQKQDLNRSTRETSLRAILVAPDRSIVAEQIIPDDHLARGVKGPTQRIRFSTKVLHKGIYALNITVSNDRYGTAMRWGFRTNCAQHVIETSRGHRDSAHEEPIVVDSPEHAGDLCFLPRPSAFGVELTDLPASLRQVSVFDADDALVETIPVDSQRQAVGKFPADSSRGDRPWRLHLDAYQATVHIDGVTRWDRGDEYRNQGYWTPRRDAWFPLAPFRWLVTPYQQTVYHNAEQHGKQTFRIHNNSPEPQTILLELLFPERPWSATVSHDHVRLKPKASAEVTVSFPSPSEDAAQRVYLRATPANAPEFSTYASLTVRPGPSPASSALQMPITLKPYQHENQQFGYSADYPTDNQVYFDPQNRPYVLAGRRLWRRERGRWISSDLSKAGRVSAVGDGPIAVSSTKVAFDQDDDLYILGMRGSTAVLLHSADHGSRFTAYPIPGHETLARGFDLETFSGHNVPTGPPPIVRYARTASDPKLIWRRVHNLDLFVPEKVKGEILINDPIAISDQCIGFSAHSGIPSSVVSRGDKVHVAWGEATDPKQKVAGVPGYVVTYSRKTKKRSQPTLVGYGPPANDVHNTPSITMDGEGFLHLLIGTHGKPFPYGRSLQPNDSAAGWTAAEPIADVRQTYVGLVSGQDGTLHAVYRMWRMGEQPHPDSHHAVLAYSRKPPGQPWSDPVPLVVSAFSEYSVFYHRLTIDHQDRLWLSYDYWSTFWFYRNDHVGSRRKLLTSPDGGETWELARDDHWND
- a CDS encoding DUF1559 domain-containing protein, with product MFRNQLYLPLLVMLMSGVVANIGRAEDGAGFSSQYLPDDAIAAVFVPVESILSDPGMEMFPIEIVQAQLKENVGIDPLHISKVKLVVGFPGPAGPQFGAVIELSQDYDIGDLNEKLLRSTEPQEIEGLSVFPFDGPPGTVLYRKDARTWIVAMGGYLKQVVDANGEAGPLPKLVSSLQPQKGVTAVAVLQSIRPMVSGILRQNADQMPQEIRELTEVAELTDALILNVDYQLGGGKVSLAAMARDDAAATELDRILNDAIDYGRDTVMNLVSAQSSGGTEVDKATAKYAARIAAKVTESLRPQKSGHRVSVQLESNFATTGVLVGLLLPAVQAAREAARRMSASNGMKQIALAMHNHHAAFGSLPDRAIRDADGKPLLSWRVKLLPFIDEQGLYSQFHLDEPWDSEHNLKLLPLMPQNYVDPSVPAEPGYTVFQLPVGAETLFPEQGERKFRDVLDGLSNTIMAVETNRSLAVPWTKPADIEIDINNPLPQLGNTHPGGFHVLMADGVVRFVTTDIVPETLKALFTYQGNEVVQF